A single Nisaea sp. DNA region contains:
- the lipA gene encoding lipoyl synthase gives MSESQEKAPRIGAARHPEKAHRPDNQVKRKPSWIRVKAPTSKVYLETRQLMRDHKLVTVCEEAACPNIGECWSKKHATMMILGSVCTRACAFCNVATGRPDKLDPHEPDEVAEAVAKLGLRHVVITSVDRDDLDDGGAGHFAQVIRKIRLMSPETTIEVLTPDFMRKDGALEIVVDARPDVFNHNLETVPRLYPTIRPGARYFHSLKILDRAKELDPTIFTKSGLMVGLGETKEEMYQVMDDMRSADVDFITLGQYLQPTPKHAVIDRFATPDEFEAYKKTAYGKGFLMVASSPLTRSSYHADEDFARMRAERDRRLIGDRGRVRADLSLTDLAEMAVSASK, from the coding sequence ATGAGCGAAAGCCAAGAAAAAGCGCCGCGTATCGGCGCCGCACGCCATCCGGAAAAAGCGCATCGCCCCGATAATCAGGTGAAGCGGAAGCCGTCCTGGATCAGGGTCAAGGCGCCGACCTCGAAGGTCTATCTCGAGACCCGGCAGCTCATGCGCGACCACAAGCTTGTCACCGTGTGCGAGGAAGCGGCCTGCCCGAATATCGGCGAGTGCTGGTCCAAGAAGCACGCAACGATGATGATCCTCGGGTCGGTCTGCACCCGCGCCTGCGCCTTCTGCAACGTCGCCACGGGGCGACCGGACAAGCTTGACCCGCATGAGCCGGACGAGGTGGCGGAAGCCGTTGCCAAGCTCGGCCTGCGCCATGTTGTCATCACCTCGGTCGACCGGGACGATCTGGACGACGGAGGGGCAGGCCATTTCGCCCAGGTGATCCGCAAGATCCGCCTGATGTCGCCGGAGACCACTATCGAGGTGCTGACGCCGGACTTCATGCGCAAGGATGGCGCATTGGAGATCGTCGTCGATGCCCGACCGGACGTGTTCAATCACAATCTGGAAACCGTGCCGCGACTCTATCCCACGATCCGTCCCGGCGCCCGCTATTTCCATTCCCTCAAGATCCTGGATCGGGCGAAAGAGCTCGACCCGACGATTTTCACCAAGTCCGGCCTTATGGTTGGTTTGGGGGAGACGAAAGAAGAGATGTATCAGGTGATGGACGACATGCGCTCTGCCGATGTCGACTTCATCACTCTCGGCCAGTATCTGCAGCCGACCCCGAAACACGCGGTGATTGACCGTTTCGCCACGCCGGACGAGTTCGAGGCCTACAAGAAAACGGCCTACGGCAAGGGCTTTCTGATGGTTGCTTCATCTCCGCTCACGCGCTCCTCCTATCATGCGGATGAGGATTTCGCCCGGATGCGTGCGGAGCGTGACCGGCG